The Ignavibacteriales bacterium sequence CAAATAATTAAAACACCAAAAAAAATAGCGACTATTGCAGGGAACCACCTCAGACCATTGCCGCCTGTCCAACCGCTTTCATTTATCTTTCCATTCATTCCGCCACCCAGCAGTGCCCCGCTGCCGAAGTATAAAGAAAGGATCACAATGACTATAAAGCCCGCTATTAAATATTTGTTGTTTATTCGTATCATCAGATCAATCTCCTTTGTAATAATTCATGTCACTCATAAATAATTCTTGTTTTATCAATTCAATGCAATCCTGATCGATATCGGGTAAGTTGGAGACATTCCTAATATTGAATTACTGTTATTCTCATGATGATCAACAACCCATGTTGCAACAAAGTAACCAAGTGCAGCTCCGGCAAAAGCATCTGACGCCCAGTGCTGATCTTGATAAACACGAGAAATTAGAGTGAGCACTGCCGGTAAGTAAACCAACGCTTTCCAAACGGGTGATTTAATATTTCTTGAAAGAACAGTTGAAAGTATGAATGCGACAGTAGAGTGACCGCTTGGTATTGATTTGTTGTCCTGATTAAAAATTGATGCAAAGGGACTGAATGAATGTGCTCCTTCATTTAAATATGGTCTTGATCTACCAATTGCAAGTTTTAATACAAATGAAATCCCCGCGGCATAGAGTGATGCCTGACCTACTTCATAAGCAATTTTTCTTGTTCCAATATCATTAGCTATTAGCGAATATGCGGCAAACCCGCTAAACAAAACTATAGGTGAATATATTTCTCCCCACATTCTTCCGAATTCAATTGGAAAACTCTTGGAATATCTTTGATCTTTTAAAACCGCATCTCGAATAGGTTGATCGACAGTTTCCATCATTAAAAATGATGCCACGCTTACTACACCTATTTTTAGCCAGTCTCCTCCATCCCATTTAGCTGGTTGTTTGATGAAGTCGCCAGTTTCTCTAAAGAACTGAGGAAAAGTATATTTAAGTTGTCCAAAGAGAGAAGATCCAGATATTATAATTAAGAATAACGAGAAATAAATTTTACGTTTCATTTCGTAAACCTTTTTTATTTATAAATGAAGAGATAATCCAAGTCCATATGAATCAACAGAAACAAACGGTTGAATTGTAAGTCCGCGTATTCCTAGTTGAGATTTTTCACTTTCGTCTTCAACCCGATTCTCGTGCTGATCTACTACCCATGTTGCGGCAAAGTAACCGATTGCACCTCCGAAAAAAACATCAGAGGTCCAGTGTCTATCCAGATAAACCCTGCCTACAACACTTAGTGCGGCGGGAACATAAGCCAATATTTTTAACCAAAGCGGTTTGGCGTTTCTTGAAAGAACTGTTGTAAGAGCCATAGTAATACCAGTATGTCCGCCGGGAAATGATTGATGATCGGGGCTATCATAACGAGAGAATGGAGTATAAGATTGATTCCCTTGTTCCATATATGGTCTTGCTCTTCCAATTAGATATTTTAAAGAACCGTTCACTAGGAAAGTATAGAATGTGGCTTGTGCTATTTCAAAAGCAATTTTATGAGATGTTCTATCGCCGGCATATAATGCGTAAATACTAAAACCGCCAAAAAGTATTTCTGTAAAATATAGTTCACCCCACATATTCCCGAATTCAATTGGATAACTCT is a genomic window containing:
- a CDS encoding LPXTG cell wall anchor domain-containing protein, translating into MIRINNKYLIAGFIVIVILSLYFGSGALLGGGMNGKINESGWTGGNGLRWFPAIVAIFFGVLIIWLFFRKKKI
- a CDS encoding phosphatase PAP2 family protein, with the translated sequence MKRKIYFSLFLIIISGSSLFGQLKYTFPQFFRETGDFIKQPAKWDGGDWLKIGVVSVASFLMMETVDQPIRDAVLKDQRYSKSFPIEFGRMWGEIYSPIVLFSGFAAYSLIANDIGTRKIAYEVGQASLYAAGISFVLKLAIGRSRPYLNEGAHSFSPFASIFNQDNKSIPSGHSTVAFILSTVLSRNIKSPVWKALVYLPAVLTLISRVYQDQHWASDAFAGAALGYFVATWVVDHHENNSNSILGMSPTYPISIRIALN
- a CDS encoding phosphatase PAP2 family protein gives rise to the protein MRKSYLLLDLLLAKAENHKFNSSRATRKVVSWIGMLSILFTILCGSTLSAQNSVLQDSLQRNKYNFSQFANETWGFIKQPTKWDGGDWLRIGLLGAGTFLVMQTDQPIRDFINLDKKYAKSYPIEFGNMWGELYFTEILFGGFSIYALYAGDRTSHKIAFEIAQATFYTFLVNGSLKYLIGRARPYMEQGNQSYTPFSRYDSPDHQSFPGGHTGITMALTTVLSRNAKPLWLKILAYVPAALSVVGRVYLDRHWTSDVFFGGAIGYFAATWVVDQHENRVEDESEKSQLGIRGLTIQPFVSVDSYGLGLSLHL